A region from the Azospirillum thermophilum genome encodes:
- a CDS encoding DUF952 domain-containing protein yields the protein MTDRIIFHMCRSAEWESARSSGSYPGSSQDAADGFIHFSTGSQVEESAAKHRAGQDGLVLLTVDAARLGDALKWEPSRGGQLFPHLYGPLPVAAVLRADPLPLGPDGRHVFPAGFRDTGFWDVQP from the coding sequence ATGACCGACCGCATCATCTTCCATATGTGCCGCTCCGCGGAGTGGGAGAGCGCCCGCAGCAGCGGCAGCTATCCCGGCTCCTCCCAGGACGCGGCCGACGGCTTCATACATTTCTCGACCGGCTCCCAGGTGGAGGAGAGTGCCGCGAAGCACCGCGCCGGGCAGGACGGGCTGGTCCTGCTGACGGTCGATGCCGCCCGGCTGGGCGACGCCCTGAAGTGGGAGCCGTCGCGCGGCGGCCAGCTCTTCCCCCATCTCTACGGCCCGCTTCCCGTCGCCGCCGTGCTGCGCGCCGATCCGCTGCCGCTCGGCCCCGACGGGCGGCATGTCTTCCCCGCGGGCTTCCGGGACACCGGCTTTTGGGACGTGCAGCCGTGA
- the terL gene encoding phage terminase large subunit, with the protein MTETPKTFPQFVRTWNGLSELGTPRHHRTIAGWLEAQMQGGGGRMLLMAFRGSGKSTLVGLFAAWLLYRDPNRRLLVLAADLKLAKKMVRNVKRVLERHPDTRHLKPPARERDQWAADQFTVTRPMELRDPSMIASGIGGNITGSRADVVICDDVEVPRNADSAAKRADLRERLAELDYVLVPGGAQLYVGTPHSYYTIYADEPRTEAGESAPFLDGFARLVLPVYTEDAAGRRTYAWPRRFDEAHVNRIRKATGPAKFTSQMLLRPVNTVEGRLDADLLGRYDAELDYREALGRAVLTLGGVRLASASCWWDPAFARPRGRGRRPAIPASSPPSSAGRTGASTCTGCSIWRSIPPTRRPRPNSSAGRSSASCRSIICRRSIWRSTASAASCPACCAPGSAGRGWPPRWWRCRAGRRRPAASWRPSTPCWPTGGCSPTARCGRRRWSARCGNGGRTAATPAATTGWTRSPAA; encoded by the coding sequence ATGACCGAGACGCCGAAGACCTTTCCCCAGTTCGTCCGGACCTGGAACGGGCTGTCCGAGCTCGGCACGCCGCGCCACCACCGGACCATCGCCGGCTGGCTGGAGGCGCAGATGCAGGGCGGAGGCGGCCGCATGCTGCTGATGGCCTTCCGCGGATCCGGAAAATCCACCCTGGTCGGGCTGTTCGCCGCCTGGCTGCTCTACCGCGACCCCAACCGGCGGCTGCTGGTCCTCGCCGCCGACCTGAAGCTGGCGAAGAAGATGGTGCGCAACGTCAAGCGCGTCCTGGAGCGCCACCCCGACACCCGTCACCTGAAGCCGCCGGCGCGGGAGCGCGACCAGTGGGCGGCCGACCAGTTCACCGTGACGCGGCCGATGGAGCTGCGCGACCCGTCGATGATCGCCAGCGGCATCGGCGGCAACATCACCGGCAGCCGCGCCGACGTGGTGATCTGCGACGACGTGGAGGTGCCGCGCAACGCCGACAGCGCCGCCAAGCGGGCCGACCTGCGCGAGCGGCTGGCCGAGCTGGACTATGTGCTGGTGCCGGGCGGCGCCCAGCTCTATGTCGGCACGCCGCACAGCTACTACACCATCTACGCCGACGAGCCGCGGACCGAGGCGGGGGAGAGTGCGCCCTTCCTCGACGGGTTCGCGCGGCTGGTCCTGCCGGTCTATACCGAGGACGCCGCCGGCCGCCGCACCTACGCCTGGCCGCGGCGCTTCGACGAGGCGCACGTCAACCGCATCCGCAAGGCCACCGGCCCGGCGAAATTCACCAGCCAGATGCTGCTGCGCCCGGTGAACACGGTGGAGGGGCGGCTCGACGCCGACCTGCTCGGCCGCTACGACGCCGAGCTCGACTACCGCGAGGCGCTCGGCCGCGCGGTGCTGACGCTGGGCGGGGTGCGGCTGGCCTCGGCCTCCTGCTGGTGGGATCCCGCCTTCGCCCGTCCGCGGGGGAGGGGGCGCCGCCCGGCGATTCCAGCGTCGTCGCCACCGTCTTCGGCGGGGAGGACGGGCGCTTCTACCTGCACCGGGTGCTCTATCTGGCGGTCGATCCCGCCGACCCGGAGACCGAGGCCGAACAGCAGTGCCGGCAGGTCGTCCGCTTCCTGCAGGAGCATCATCTGCCGTCGCTCCATCTGGAGATCAACGGCATCGGCCGCTTCCTGCCCGGCCTGCTGCGCGCCCGGCTCGGCCGGGAGAGGGTGGCCGCCGCGGTGGTGGAGGTGTCGAGCCGGACGCCGAAGGCCCGCCGCATCCTGGAGGCCTTCGACGCCCTGCTGGCCGACCGGCGGCTGCTCGCCCACCGCTCGGTGTGGGAGACGCCGCTGGTCCGCGAGATGCGGGAATGGCGGCCGGACGGCAGCTACACCGGCCGCGACGACGGGCTGGACGCGGTCGCCGGCTGCCTGA
- a CDS encoding glycosyl hydrolase family 28-related protein yields MTQPFTGPIQVPRGSPRVQYIADGGQTLFSFPFPIFAAEDLQVFLGAARVTTGFAVSGAGTTAGGAVAFDAAPPDGTTVTLRRRLPIERTSDFLDSGPLQAAALNGEFDRLTAGLQQVAGDQELMLRYADTDLPASPLLPGRADRAGKLLAFDGAGNPTARPPVDEEALSTFLPPGAGAVRRPVREKLADIVSVRDFGAVGDGLADDTLAIQAALTSATAVHVPPGRYRIANTLTVGHGKTLRGAGQGSVIVGASHGFDLIHLPDGYATVAGLRLERGRAGVRLFGRDGPCVQNALVDLTLWEPLYGLVLDGYADPNLPCYWNNIARVLVARPAVHGVWLTRSGEGDTPNANRFHCVRVYSLSAPISGSGFFVEQGKYNNAFVDCEANLSTMAEACFRVGANTDKTLIVNFYAESLGGVPNLQIDEGSVETAVLNLFSASAGPAIHDRSGGAFTAFNAGYPEKNRLRSTRISELTVEGLRFDTEYVEPPSGGTVALDLTSSVYLVSAYGGAVEAVLPPAGRANGHWVTIKKTDASANLVTIRETDGPGPDGRMVTLANRFDFATLVSNGAAWWVVGGNALPGNAHFHDAPGLFEPALNQTLYLVSAFGGAVEVRLPPPAAGNAVGRTVTIKKSDVGGLPVTVTQQGGGGPDGQPVALASRGEAVTVMSNGAGWHILGRYP; encoded by the coding sequence ATGACCCAGCCCTTCACCGGACCCATCCAGGTGCCGCGCGGCTCGCCGCGCGTGCAGTACATCGCCGACGGCGGGCAGACGCTGTTCTCCTTTCCGTTCCCGATCTTCGCGGCGGAGGATCTGCAGGTCTTCCTGGGAGCGGCGCGCGTCACCACGGGCTTCGCCGTGTCGGGGGCCGGGACGACCGCCGGCGGGGCCGTCGCCTTCGACGCCGCCCCGCCGGACGGCACCACGGTCACGCTGCGCCGGCGCCTGCCGATCGAGCGGACCAGCGACTTCCTCGACAGCGGACCGCTGCAGGCCGCCGCCCTGAACGGCGAGTTCGACCGGCTGACCGCCGGGCTGCAGCAGGTGGCGGGCGACCAGGAGCTGATGCTGCGCTATGCCGACACCGACCTGCCGGCCTCGCCCCTGCTGCCCGGCCGGGCGGATCGGGCGGGCAAGCTGCTGGCCTTCGACGGCGCCGGCAACCCCACCGCCCGCCCGCCGGTGGACGAGGAGGCGCTGTCGACCTTCCTGCCGCCGGGGGCCGGCGCGGTCCGCCGCCCGGTGCGCGAGAAGCTGGCCGACATCGTGTCGGTCCGCGATTTCGGCGCGGTCGGCGACGGGCTGGCCGACGACACGCTGGCGATCCAGGCGGCGCTGACCTCCGCCACGGCGGTCCATGTGCCGCCCGGGCGCTACCGCATCGCCAACACGCTGACCGTCGGCCATGGCAAGACCTTGCGCGGGGCCGGGCAGGGCTCGGTCATCGTCGGGGCGTCGCACGGCTTCGACCTGATCCATCTGCCGGACGGCTACGCCACCGTTGCCGGGCTGCGGCTGGAGCGGGGGCGGGCGGGGGTGCGGCTGTTCGGGCGCGACGGCCCCTGCGTGCAGAACGCGCTGGTCGACCTGACGCTGTGGGAGCCGCTCTACGGCCTTGTCCTCGACGGTTACGCCGACCCCAACCTCCCCTGCTACTGGAACAACATCGCCCGCGTGCTGGTGGCGCGGCCGGCGGTGCACGGGGTGTGGCTGACCCGCAGCGGCGAGGGCGACACGCCCAACGCCAACCGCTTCCACTGCGTGCGGGTCTATTCGCTGTCCGCACCCATCTCCGGCAGCGGCTTCTTCGTGGAGCAGGGCAAGTACAACAACGCCTTCGTCGATTGCGAAGCCAACCTGTCGACCATGGCGGAGGCCTGCTTCCGCGTCGGGGCGAACACCGACAAGACGCTGATCGTCAACTTCTACGCCGAATCGCTGGGTGGCGTGCCGAACCTGCAGATCGACGAGGGATCGGTCGAGACGGCGGTGCTGAACCTGTTCTCCGCCTCGGCCGGGCCGGCGATCCACGACCGGTCGGGCGGCGCCTTCACCGCCTTCAACGCCGGCTATCCGGAGAAGAACCGGCTGCGCAGCACGCGCATCAGCGAACTGACGGTGGAGGGGCTGCGCTTCGACACCGAGTATGTCGAGCCCCCGTCCGGCGGCACGGTCGCGCTGGACCTGACCAGCTCCGTCTATCTGGTCAGCGCCTATGGCGGCGCGGTGGAGGCGGTGCTGCCGCCGGCCGGCCGCGCCAACGGCCATTGGGTGACGATCAAGAAGACCGACGCCTCCGCCAACCTCGTGACCATCCGCGAGACGGACGGGCCGGGGCCGGACGGGCGGATGGTGACCCTGGCCAACCGCTTCGACTTCGCGACGCTGGTCTCCAACGGTGCGGCCTGGTGGGTGGTCGGCGGCAACGCGCTGCCGGGCAACGCCCATTTCCACGACGCCCCCGGCCTGTTCGAGCCGGCGCTGAACCAGACCCTCTACCTCGTCAGCGCCTTCGGCGGCGCGGTGGAGGTGCGGCTGCCGCCGCCGGCCGCCGGCAACGCTGTGGGGCGCACGGTCACCATCAAGAAGTCCGACGTCGGCGGCCTGCCGGTCACCGTCACCCAGCAGGGCGGCGGCGGGCCGGACGGCCAGCCCGTCGCCCTCGCCAGCCGGGGGGAGGCGGTGACCGTCATGTCCAACGGGGCCGGCTGGCACATCCTGGGGCGCTATCCGTGA
- a CDS encoding IS256 family transposase: protein MTEDRIALHELIGKSADADFLREMVGFAAQRLMELEVEALTGAGYGERSDERLTKRNGYRERTWETRAGAIDLRIPKLRRGSYFPAFLEPRRTAEKALIAVIQEAYVQGISTRNVDELVKAMGMTGISKSQVSRLCEEIDDRVQAFLTRPLEGDWPFVWLDATYVKVRQDGRIVSLAAILAIGVNTDGRREVLGLGLGLSEAETFWSDFLRSLTRRGLRGVKLVIADAHLGLKAAASKVLGATLQRCRVHCMRNLLSCVGKAHQTMVAATIRTAFAQETAEAAHEQWRRVADSLRPRFSKLAALMDEAEFDVLAYMAYPKDLRTKLHSTNPLERLNGEIKRRTNVVGIFPGEGAVTRLVGALLLEQHDEWAVCRRYMTMESLTELCHPPTADPLSIAAE from the coding sequence ATGACCGAGGACAGGATCGCTCTTCACGAGCTGATTGGGAAGAGCGCCGACGCCGACTTCCTGCGCGAGATGGTCGGCTTCGCCGCTCAGCGCCTGATGGAACTGGAAGTCGAGGCGTTGACCGGCGCCGGCTACGGTGAGCGCTCGGACGAGCGGCTGACCAAGCGCAACGGATATCGGGAGCGGACCTGGGAGACACGCGCCGGCGCCATCGACCTGCGCATCCCCAAGCTGCGGCGCGGCTCCTACTTCCCAGCCTTTCTGGAGCCGCGGCGCACGGCGGAGAAGGCGCTGATCGCGGTGATCCAGGAGGCCTACGTGCAGGGCATCTCGACGCGCAACGTCGATGAGCTGGTCAAGGCAATGGGCATGACTGGCATCTCCAAGTCCCAGGTCAGCCGCTTGTGTGAAGAGATCGACGACCGCGTGCAGGCCTTCCTGACCCGCCCGCTGGAGGGCGACTGGCCGTTCGTGTGGCTGGACGCGACCTACGTGAAGGTGCGCCAGGACGGCCGCATCGTCTCGCTCGCCGCCATACTGGCGATCGGCGTCAACACTGACGGCCGACGCGAGGTGTTGGGGCTCGGCCTCGGGCTGTCGGAGGCGGAGACCTTCTGGAGCGACTTCCTGCGCTCGCTCACCCGCCGGGGGCTGCGGGGCGTGAAGCTGGTGATCGCCGACGCGCATCTCGGGCTGAAGGCCGCCGCCTCCAAGGTGCTGGGCGCGACACTCCAGCGGTGCCGCGTTCATTGCATGCGGAATCTCCTCTCCTGCGTGGGCAAGGCGCACCAGACGATGGTCGCCGCCACCATCCGCACCGCGTTTGCCCAGGAGACCGCCGAGGCGGCGCACGAGCAGTGGCGCCGGGTTGCCGACAGCCTGCGGCCGCGGTTCTCCAAGCTGGCGGCGCTGATGGACGAGGCGGAGTTCGACGTGCTGGCCTACATGGCCTACCCCAAGGACCTGCGCACCAAGCTGCACTCCACGAATCCGCTGGAACGCCTGAACGGCGAGATCAAACGGCGCACCAACGTCGTCGGCATCTTCCCCGGGGAAGGAGCGGTCACCCGCTTGGTCGGTGCCTTGCTGCTGGAGCAACACGACGAGTGGGCGGTGTGCCGGCGCTACATGACCATGGAAAGCCTGACCGAGCTGTGCCACCCTCCCACCGCTGACCCGCTGTCCATCGCAGCGGAGTAG
- a CDS encoding recombinase family protein, with the protein MSTGRFIAYYRVSTEKQGRSGLGLDAQKLAVLQYLNGGALIGEFVEVESGKKADRPELAKALTACRLQGATLIVAKLDRLSRSVSFISSLIDANVDFRAVDMPEANRLVLHIMAAMAQHEREMIAQRTRAALQQAKAQGRRLGNPNLRAPAGVHALGTAAIKNRADRDAADRVEIIRAIQAEGFTSMNAIAGELNRRGITTPRGGRWQATTVSRVLSRIS; encoded by the coding sequence ATGTCGACCGGACGGTTCATTGCATACTACAGAGTCAGCACAGAGAAGCAGGGGAGGTCTGGGCTTGGTCTTGATGCTCAGAAGCTGGCCGTTCTCCAATACCTGAACGGCGGAGCGCTGATCGGCGAGTTCGTCGAGGTCGAGAGCGGGAAGAAGGCTGATCGGCCGGAGCTGGCGAAGGCGCTGACTGCCTGTCGGCTTCAGGGCGCGACGCTGATCGTCGCGAAGCTGGATCGCTTGTCCCGGTCGGTGTCGTTCATCTCGTCTCTGATCGACGCCAACGTCGATTTCCGGGCCGTGGATATGCCCGAGGCGAACCGGCTGGTGCTGCACATCATGGCGGCTATGGCGCAGCACGAACGCGAGATGATCGCGCAGCGCACGCGCGCAGCCCTTCAACAAGCGAAGGCACAGGGCAGGCGCTTGGGCAACCCGAATCTCCGAGCCCCGGCTGGCGTGCATGCTCTCGGCACCGCCGCAATCAAGAACAGGGCCGACCGGGATGCTGCTGATCGTGTCGAGATCATCCGCGCCATCCAGGCCGAAGGCTTCACGTCGATGAACGCCATCGCAGGCGAATTGAACCGGCGCGGCATCACCACGCCCCGGGGTGGCCGGTGGCAGGCAACGACCGTTTCGCGCGTCCTCTCGCGCATCTCGTAG